A genomic region of Pelodiscus sinensis isolate JC-2024 chromosome 1, ASM4963464v1, whole genome shotgun sequence contains the following coding sequences:
- the LOC102449088 gene encoding olfactory receptor 52K2-like, producing the protein MHETPFCLRFGNLLFSMSNFNSTDFTNPSNFILVGIPGLEASHVWISIPFCAMYTIALLGNVAILFIVKREPSLHEPMYYFLCMLAVTDLVLTTSILPKALSIFWFNSREIDFSACLTQMFFIHSFSVTESGMFVAMALDRYVAICHPLRHSTILTNPVVGKTGLAVALRSSVFTLPNLLMTRQWPYCRTNLIPHTYCEHMAVAKLACADIRMSSYYGLFLLFFVTGLDLIFISISYIQILRAIVSLPTKDARLKTFGTCGSHLCSILAFYVPALFSLIMHRVGHSVALHFHVLLSNVYLLVPPMVNPIIYGVRTRQIRDRLLHLLPHKRT; encoded by the coding sequence ATGCACGAGACACCGTTCTGCCTCAGATTTGGAAACCTCCTCTTCTCCATGTCAAATTTCAATTCAaccgacttcaccaacccctccaacTTCATCCTggtgggcatccctggcctggaggcctcccatgtctggatctccatccccttctgtgccatGTACACCATAGCCCTCTTGGGGAACGTCGCCATCCTCTTCATTGTGAAGagggagccgagcctccatgagcccatgtattatttcctctgcatgctggctgtcaccgacctggtcctgaccacctccatcctgcccaaagctctgagcatcttctggttcaattccagggagatcgatttcagtgcctgcctcacccagatgttcttcattcacaGCTTTTCAGTGACAGAATCTGGGATGTttgtggccatggcgttggatcgctacgtggccatctgccatcccctgagacattccaccatcctgacaaaccccGTGGTGGGCAAGACAGGTCTGGCTGTGGCCCTGCGCAGCAGCGTGTTCACACTTCCCAATCTTTTAATGAccaggcagtggccatattgcagaaccaacctCATCCCCCACACCTACTGTGAGCACATGGCCGTGGCGAAGCTGGCCTGCGCCGACATCCGCATGAGTTCTTACTACGGCCTCTTTTTGTTATTCTTTGTGACCGGTCTGGATTTGATTTTTATCTCCATTTCCTAcatccagatcctcagggccatcgtcagcctccccaccaaggacgcccggctcaaaaCTTTTGGCACCTGTGGCTCCCATCTTTGCTCCATCTTAGCATTTTATGTCCCAGCTCTGTTCTCCTTAATCATGCACCGAGTTGGCCACAGTGTGGCCCTGCATTTCCACGTTCTCCTTTCCAATGTGTACCTCCTGGTGCCCCCTATGGTTAatcccatcatctatggggtgaggaccaGACAGATAAGGGACAGGCTTCTCCATCTCTTGCCTCACAAAAGAACATAA